One stretch of Anolis carolinensis isolate JA03-04 chromosome 3, rAnoCar3.1.pri, whole genome shotgun sequence DNA includes these proteins:
- the htr2b gene encoding 5-hydroxytryptamine receptor 2B: MSEQHTISEHFSPDSKMNTSDNGSGHLASGTLRWTALLTLMVIIPTIGGNILVILAVSLEKKLQYATNYFLMSLAVADLLVGLFVMPLALSTILSETPWPLPRDLCPVWLFLDVLFSTASIMHLCAISLDRYIAIKKPIQASQYNSRATTLIKITVVWLISIGIAIPIPIRGIGDSDNSPNFTCVLKPERFGDFIIYGSVAAFFIPLAIMVVTYFLTIRVLRKKAYLINKPPQRMTWSTVSTVFQRDITPGSSPEKVAMLDGPRKDKPVSNGNEELLMRRMSTIGKKSVQTITNEQRASKVLGIVFFLFLLMWCPFFITNITSVLCKSCNEASIQMLMEIFVWIGYVSSGVNPLVYTLFNKTFREAFGRYITCNYQTSTPGNPLRKCSSRLSFRNSVAENSKLFMMHHGMRNGINPVMYQTHRLCSSPIQSSSAILLDTLLLTENEVDKTEEQVSYV; the protein is encoded by the exons ATGTCTGAACAACACACCATCTCGGAACACTTTTCACCAGATTCCAAAATGAACACTtctgacaatggatctgggcaCCTGGCCTCTGGCACGCTGCGCTGGACCGCTCTGCTCACCCTGATGGTCATCATACCCACCATCGGAGGGAATATCCTTGTCATTCTGGCCGTGTCGCTGGAGAAGAAACTGCAGTACGCCACCAATTACTTCCTCATGTCTCTGGCGGTGGCTGATTTGCTGGTTGGGTTGTTTGTGATGCCGTTGGCCCTTTCGACGATACTGTCTG AGACCCCTTGGCCCCTTCCGCGGGACTTGTGCCCAGTCTGGCTCTTTCTCGACGTCCTCTTTTCCACGGCCTCCATCATGCACCTCTGTGCCATCTCCCTGGACCGTTACATCGCCATCAAAAAGCCAATCCAGGCCAGCCAGTACAACTCACGGGCCACCACCCTCATCAAAATCACCGTGGTCTGGCTGATTTCAATAG GTATTGCCATCCCAATCCCAATTCGTGGCATAGGAGATAGTGACAACTCTCCCAACTTCACCTGTGTGTTAAAACCTGAACGTTTTGGAGATTTCATCATATACGGTTCAGTAGCTGCCTTTTTCATCCCCCTGGCCATCATGGTAGTGACATATTTTCTCACCATCCGAGTCTTACGCAAGAAAGCTTACTTGATCAACAAACCACCTCAGCGCATGACCTGGAGTACCGTATCCACAGTCTTCCAGCGGGACATTACACCGGGATCCTCGCCGGAAAAAGTGGCCATGTTGGATGGCCCCAGGAAGGACAAGCCCGTTTCCAATGGGAACGAAGAACTGCTAATGCGCAGGATGTCCACCATTGGGAAGAAGTCCGTTCAGACCATCACCAATGAACAGCGGGCTTCCAAAGTCTTGGGGAttgtattttttctctttctgctgATGTGGTGTCCTTTCTTTATCACCAACATCACTTCTGTTTTGTGCAAATCCTGCAATGAGGCTTCCATCCAAATGCTCATGGAGATATTTGTTTGGATTGGGTATGTTTCCTCAGGTGTGAACCCACTGGTCTACACCCTTTTCAACAAGACATTCCGGGAAGCTTTTGGCAGGTACATCACTTGCAATTACCAGACCTCAACTCCGGGGAATCCCCTTCGGAAATGCTCCAGTCGGCTCTCTTTCAGAAACTCTGTGGCCGAGAACTCAAAGCTTTTCATGATGCACCATGGGATGCGGAATGGGATCAACCCAGTCATGTACCAAACCCATAGGCTTTGCAGCTCACCAATCCAGTCTTCGTCGGCCATACTGTTGGATACGTTGCTACTTACAGAGAACGAAGTGGATAAGACAGAAGAGCAAGTCAGCTATGTATAG